In Bombina bombina isolate aBomBom1 chromosome 6, aBomBom1.pri, whole genome shotgun sequence, a single genomic region encodes these proteins:
- the HAUS8 gene encoding HAUS augmin-like complex subunit 8: MAGEGKLPDARLTLLEDESQNISGGSSGDSALKKSKATKVVKSRYMQYDKSKVGKKNVANITTCSAEKPPERGGSGTPTRRSIAPQRMKVLAGLPSNTLDGSLFVKNNLQSTLLEGHRIARPDLDISVINDKTMQRLTPKLALSAEQKKNKREATALYLVPEETIEMIESQTLLSTYLTMKMQKNLSRLEEKAENNLLQVTEEKNNLEEKVHVLKRELSVLQQEEQVNDLLEKQAKALTPSTIAEEKFKDNYTVFATALDCTRHQLPIKDVHIVGNHQQYLEDLRKQLAITEPLLQEAMSRSAVQNAESLDTIKELEELVLKTDAELSLSFRQILDLSFKVNKEITLQNQKREEENCSLDLFSQLYFD, translated from the exons AT GGCAGGAGAGGGGAAGCTACCTGATGCCAGGCTTACATTATTGGAGGATGAGTCCCAGAACATCTCAGGAGGCAGCAGTGGAGATTCAGCTCTTAAAAAGTCCAAAGCCACAAAGGTTGTGAAATCTCGCTACATGCAGTATGATAAGAGTAAGGTTGGGAAGAAAAATGTGGCTAATATAACTACCTGCTCTGCCGAGAAACCTCCCGAAAGAGGTGGCAGTGGGACACCAACACGTAGATCAATTGCACCACAAAGGATGAAGGTTTTGGCTGGATTGCCTTCTAACACTTTGGATGGAAGTCTATTTGTCAAAAATAACTTGCAGTCTACTTTATTGGAAGGCCACAGAATTGCACGCCCAGATTTAGACATCTCTGTTATCAATGATAAAACAATGCAGAGGCTGACTCCAAAATTAGCGCTGTCTGCAGAGCAGAAGAAAAACAAGAGAGAAGCCACAGCTCTATACCTGGTACCTGAAGAAACAATAGAAATGATTGAATCTCAAACCTTGTTGTCTACGTATTTGACCATGAAAATGCAAAAGAATCTCAGCCGCTTAGAGGAGAAGGCAGAGAACAACCTTTTACAGGTGACTGAGGAGAAAAACAACCTAGAGGAAAAGGTGCATGTGTTAAAACGGGAACTGTCAGTGCTCCAGCAAGAAGAGCAAGTTAATGACTTACTGGAAAAGCAAGCAAAGGCATTGACTCCCTCCACTATCGCGGAGGAGAAATTTAAGGACAATTACACAGTCTTTGCTACAGCTCTGGATTGCACCAGACATCAGCTTCCAATAAAGGATGTTCATATTGTTGGAAAtcatcaacaatacttggaggaccTGCGGAAGCAACTGGCTATAACAGAGCCACTCCTACAAGAGGCAATGTCCCGCTCTGCTGTCCAAAACGCAGAATCATTGGACACTATTAAGGAGCTTGAGGAGCTTGTTTTAAAGACTGATGCAGAACTATCCCTGAGTTTTCGGCAGATCCTGGATTTATCTTTCAAAGTCAACAAAGAAATAACTTTACAGAACCAAAAGAGGGAAGAAGAGAATTGCTCACTTGATTTATTTAGCCAGTTGTATTTTGATTGA